The genomic stretch TAAAGCCAACATACAGGCCGTTCAGCGGCCGGGGCGTTCGTCGCCGGCAATACTCATGTCCACTGTTCATCTTCCACCTCTGTCTCCTCGTATGTGTGTGTGCGTGAGTGCAGTTCGTGCTGCGGAGGTCTAACATTTTGAACGTCCGCCTTCCCGATCCGACGACATCGAGACCGAGAAGCCTTTCACTGCTCATGCTGCTGCTCCGGGTGCTGCTCCGGCGCCGGCGACCCTCCCCGTCCCCACCGCAGGATTCTTCACCTGCTCCGGAAGCAACGCcaccgcgcctcctcctccgcggcCTCCTGGTGCGGATGGCCCCGCAACGAGCCAGGGCAGGAGAGCTCGCTGGCGCTGGGGCTGCGGGTCGAGCGGGCGGCGTCGGTCGGCACGGCCATGCGGGGCTGGATGGCCGACGGCCGCGCCGTGCACCGCGGCCATGTATTCCACGCGGTCAACCGCCTCCGACGACACCACCCTGCAGGTGCCCCTTTTCCCCACTTCGCCTCTGTCCGTTCATCGCATTCCCTGCCCCTCACATGAGAGCTTTCCTTGGTGATTGACGCGAATTGAGCTGAGCAGTGACATGAAATTTCCAGGTTTCTTTGCGCTCCCTTCTGTCAGTGCTCTTGTGTTCTGCTGATTTCTGTACTTGTTCACAAATTCGGTGCAAAGCTTATTTTGAATGGTACTGGTTCACTTCCACCTTTAGTTGCTTGATTACTTCCACCTTCTAGTTAGCTATCACCATGGAACTAGCTTCTCTTTATTCGTGCTTGGACAATGTACAAGTAGTGGTAACTAAATTAGTCATAAGGTCTCCCTACCTTCTAGTATTTCCTCAGGATgtgacattttttttcttttattttcctttCCACAGGTAATGGAATGGatcgtgagagagagagaggctctACAAGCTGAGTGAGCCTGATTACTCATATCTGCTGGAGTTCACAGCTAAAGTCCACGGCATTTCTGAAGGCAAAAGCCTCTTCCTTTGTGTGCCTCAAGAATACCAGAAAGAGCTCCTCTACAATAGCCTTTGTCATGGCTGCGTTAGATCTGGGTCTCATTAAGCATTCATACGCTTACATGAGGAAGATGAGAGAATTGTCCCTGCCAATCTCGCCTTATGTTTACAACCGCTTGATCATACTTCATTCATCACCCATCCGGAGGAAAACTATATCCAAGATCTTTTATCAGATGAAAGCTAATCGTGTGATCCCTCTCGCCTTATGTTTACAACCGCTTGATTATACCACTTGATCATCTTTAGCTATGTGGCCAAAGAGCTTTAGCATAAGCAGTCAAAAAACAAGTGTTTAATCGTTTCATTACATTCACAGAAACAACACCTTTGACTCTCAGACCAATTCCTCTTAGCTATGTTGTCTTTAGTTAAAATGACACCACTTAGAAGATACCAAAGAAAAATCTTAATCTTCAGAGGTAACTTCAACTTTCATATGAATTTGTTAATGAAAGGTGCTCCATGATTAATTAGATATTGATACATAGGGCGTACTGAAAAATGATCGTGTTTATGTAGGTCCTAAATAAAAGTATCTCTTTCATCAGAAAGTTGAGCATCAGCTAATTTAGCTACTAGGTTATTCCAAGCTATAATTTATTCCCATCAAGTGCTCTTTGAAATGATACATTAAGTGGCTCCTGGTATATATAATGTATTCCCATCAATTTATTCACAATTTTCTGGCATGTCTAATATAGTGAATGTACAATGCGGAAATTGAGTATATTATACATCTCTTTAAGAGGTTTATAGGGAAAATCCAAGtgcccacccaaaaatttgtttGTGAACCATCTCCTATTTTGAAAGATCCACAAACTAGAAAAATCTGTCATGAGACTTTCAAAAGACCTTTTCAAAATTGTGCATCACCAGGTTTAAACTGAACCTCTGATAAACATTTTTAAACACAGATATTTATTTCTGAGCAAGAGACTGGCAGGTCCCTTCCTCATTTAGTAGTTTATAAAGAGGAGAGCCACTTGCTAAGCATGGTAATTAAGTTATCTGCCAGCCTGCCACGCACAAATTTGATGGAAGGGCAACTTAAGACCAATGCGCAATAGCTAACCCATACAGCTCGGCTCGTGTAAATTCAATCAGATCTGGTACAGCATGAGAACCTAAACATGGCTACGGATCATGCATGGTGTCATCTTGTTGCACCGCACTTATTATTTCTGTCGTTAATTATATACGCAACTTAAATTTTTTCTGTATATATGCCTACCTATCTACCTCTTGCAACGAATACAATACTCTATATAGCAGCATATCCACTAATATAAGATCGACTTTGTACCGACTTGCTGCCCAATAATTAGCTAGCTCCAGCAGATAATTAACAATTATCCATCATCGATCAGTTGATGAGACCGCTGGTGAACGGCACACCGGTTTGGGGCAGCCagaagtccccgagcaccatgttgCCGACGGTGAAGTTGGCGGCGTCCGCGGTGCCGTTCAGCACGTGGAAGCCCGGCCATGCCACCCTCCTGCTGGTGTCCGCGCCGGGGCCGGAGTTGTTGTACTCGGCGTAGAAGAGCGTGCTGAGCGCGTAGTCGCCGTCCCACGGCATCCACCCGGCGGGGTCGACGAGCGCGTCCACCTCCGACTGCATGATCACCGTGCGGGAGTAGAGCTTCCATGGCCGCCCCAGGTAGGTGGCGACGGCGAACGCCGTGTTGGCGGCGAGCTCGGGCGCGGCGGCGACGGTGCAGCCCTGGAGCGTGGTGCCCGTGTTCTGGTTCGGGTCCGTGCGCCCCTGCGCCGTCACCGTGTTGCTCTGCCCCTGCATCGGCAGCCTGGAGTAGAGGTTGCAGTCCTGGAACACCACCGCCGCGTTGCCGAACACGTAGTCCACGGTGCCGTAGACGTCGCAGCCGCGGTAGAACTGCCGGAGGGAGTGCGTGTACAGCGTGTCCTGGTACGCCTCGAAGCTGCACTGGTAGAACGTCGACAGGTCCGCGCCGGAACGCAGCGCCACCGCCTGGTGCTTCGCCGGACCCGCCGTGTTCCGGAACGTCATGTTCACCGCCACGAACCCTGTCCCAACAACagctgcattgcattgcatatgCATGCCGAATTTCCGAGGCGTAAGGTAGGTAAACCTCAACTTAGATTAGAAGAGTCAATATGTATATTCATTCGCCTTTTGACTAAAATAGTTTTCTTGGCACCGAGTCACCGACCGACGCGCCAAACTAACCAAATGAAGACACTAGCAACTCATGAAATGAACTAACAAAAGTACGTCGACGCTCACCGAACGTTGCGGAGTTGAAGGTCGTCCAGCCGTCGACGACGCTCCGGTTGCCGGTGACCACCGACAGGCCGATGCCGTCGCCGATCATCATGACGTACTTCTTGTTCTTGGGCACCACCACATTCTCCTGGTACACGCCCGCGGGCACGCGTATGACGAAGTAGCCGGTGCTCCCGCCAAGGTTGGtcggcgccgccgccacggccTCGCCGATGGTGCTGTAGTTCCCCGCGCCGCTCGGGTCCACCGTCACCTCGCCGACCACCGAGACCGCGGCCGCGACGCCGTCGAGCGCCATCCTGCGGACCATCTCGTCGTCGGTGGCGTCGAACAGCCCCCTCCCGTGGCCGCCGCCATGGCGGGGCGGCTTGGACTTGGACTTGTTAGCCTTGGCCGACGAACGCACCCATGCCCTGGTGAAGAGCGACAGCGAGACGCTGTACAGCTTGGTGCTGTTGACCATGGGCACGGCGAGCCCGTTGCGCACGGACCACGCGGCGGCGGCCACCTGCAGGCCGTCGGCGCACGTCTGCTGGTTGGTCAGGATCGCCGACAGCAGCGTCTGCACGTCCTCGGCCTGCGGGTCCAGGAGCGTGCTGTTGCCCGACGTGTTGAGCGTGGCGCCCGCCGACGACAGGAAGTCGATGTTGAGCCCGGAGAGGAGCTGGCAGTCCTGCAGCGCGGCGACGGCGCCGGGGgagaggccgccgccgccgcgggtgaGGTACCGGTTCACGAGGCCGAGGAACTTGTTGGCGTTGGCGAGGGACTTGGCCACGGAGAAGCGGCCGTAGGTGTAGAGGTTGCTGGTGCCGTTCGACGGGAGCACGGTCCGGCAGAAGTTGGGGTCCGTCGTCTCGTTGCACGCCGTGGACGGCGTCACCGGCGTGGCCGCCGTGTCGGAGCGGACCACGGCGACGAGCAGGGACAGGGAGAGCAGCAGCGCCAGGATGGCGGAGAGCGCAGCAGTGGTGGTGTGGAAGGCCGCTGCTGCCATGGTTGATGGATGTACTCGAGCTTGAGAAGATGGTGAGTGGTGGGACAACCGTGGATCGGATCAAGGTGTCCTTTTATAATGTGGATCCGAGGGCTTCATGGTAATTTTGAGAAGTTGGCAGGTCAAACGTGGGTTGACTAGAGAGGTCCATGTGGCTGTTCATGGAGTCCGGGGTCCCCGCAAGGAAAGCGCGTCTCTGCACCATGAGTTCATGACGGTGGCGACGACAAACCGGCGGCGGCATATGTCCAAAACTCCCGACCTGTATTTCGACTTCGAGCTTGCATTGCATATGGGGGAGGCCACATTTGTCTGGGTTGGGTTGGGTTGGGTTGGTCGGGTTCAAATAagttgctctctctctctctctgactccctctctctctttctaACACTGAAGCCGGAGTATACCACAACAACACAACGTGCAATACATATAtaatactctctccatcccaaacTATAACTagaattctaagaatcttgaaaagtcaaaacatcttaagttTAACCAGATTGGCAATCACGTGGTTACTTCCGATATCATTTGAGTTAGGTTAATGGCCATTTGGATTTAGCTTCGTGAATGCAATTTGAATTCCACTTTTAAGGAGGCCGAGTTTcagtttttttcttcttttgtagTGACAAAACATACCGACCAATTAATTATAGTGGTCGAGACTATTTAATTCATGACAAAGCTTATTTTATATATCAAATAAGAGAGGAAAAGTACAAAAGACATGTGTATGATACTAACAACATAGAGACATTTAATAATATGTATGGAGTGAAAAGATCAAAATACTAACAATTGATTTCATAAAATACTTATTTAGCTAGAGAATGTGATAATTAAATGACCAGTGAGATCTTTTACTATATATAGTTATATACTCCCTCAGTCCACAAAAGAATGTAACTATGTAATCCTTGCTGGTCAAATTAATTCAAATTTGATGGCATTTATAATATAAAGTATTAACAACACTTATgtgtccaaataaatttattatgaaaatatattttataactaaTAATCTGATGATTAATATTAGtactttttatgtaaatttagtTAAAATTCAATTGGTTTATCAAAAAACGAGAATTATTGTGGATGGAGGGAATATATACGAGTTAGAAAATTGGCATGACTTAGCTAGAAAACACCAAACTAGCTGTACCCTGTGCCACTGATATGGAGCGAGAGGCTAAGGTTAACAGAATTGCATGGATGTGATTATGCAAGGGGTTAAGTGCGCACGCAAGCGTCAAGCATTAACCACCCATGCAGCGCTCAGAACGATGCATGATTaacccatgcatgcatgggtgaCATGGTGGGTGGCCATTTTTAAACATAATATATGTGCGTTAGTGATGGTGGAACCATGGAAACCTGTTGAAGGATTAAAACATGTTGACATCTGATCTGCCTGCGTCAAAAACCACTGAAATCCCATTTCCTATATCTCTGGTGTGTAACTAACAAGCCCGGCAACTAGTTAATTCGCGAGGTGCGCTCCGGCggccgccatgcatggcgccACAAGATCTACGTGCGGACGGTGGATGTGACAGCCACGACAGTTCAGCAACATTAATCGAAGTTTCTGTGTGGTGTGCAGTGTTCCACACAGTTAGGCAACCACTAAGCAGTGGTTGACTCCTAGTGGATTTAGTAGATTACGTGCTTTGTGTGTTCGGTCGGTAGCTAATAGTAATAAACAACGCTAGCTCGTCGTCGTATATATACAATGATTAATGTGAGAGTTCTGTTTTTATATAGCTAGAAACTACACATCAGCAGTTTGTGTAGCGCCATTTCCTGGTGCTCAGTTTTCATGTAAGCTGTGCGTAAGGCTTACTAGTTATTAGTCCTTTCATGGATGCTACTAGAAGCAAGATGACGACCATACGTTTGGTTAATTTAGTTTCCATAATTTTATATTATTTGGTTTCCACGGCTGTGCATGGATGAGCCTTTTCCTGCCTTCCGGGCTTCCGTCATCAAATCAAAGTATCAAATGACTTTGGCGTAgagttaatatatttttttgggtTGAATAATAATATGTCCAATATTGGACTACATAATGTTTGCGACATACTAATACAAGTAATTGTTCGCATAATGCAAGTGATGGGTGGCCAAACACCCTAAGTGGAGATTACGAGACAATATTAAAGGAATTAATTAGAAGATCCAAAGAAGTTCCAAGATATCAAGTGATAGACATTATCAAAGAAGCTAAGCCCCGTTTGACACGGCTTTAAACAGCTTCGGCTCCTTGCTACAGTGCACGGAGGATATATCCAAAGCCGATGAAGCAAAAAGTAATAGCTTTATCCGATTTTAGTTCATTTTAAGGGGACAGATTAAAAACAGCTCTTGCTATATATAGTGTATGAGGGAGTCGAAGCTGGCTGGAGCTCTACCAGTGTGGACCTAATAAATTGAATAAATGCTTGTCAAAATACACTTCCAAATAGTTCTGTGTACGTTCAGAAGCAAAACGCATCATATGCTTTGCCGGAGCGATGACGACTACGGTGACAAGAACCAGTGAGATTATACATACTCGCAAGAATCCAAGGCTTAGTgatgaccacaatgcttcagaaaaaacattttttttattgaAGAAGTGTGAAAAATACATGAAGTCAACGTTGCACAGAACAGAAAGTCCCGTGATGGACACAAGCTAAGGTGTATTGGATGCTTTCACCATAGCAAAATATTTGTAGACAGGTTGGAGACGGAAGGAAAGGAAAGAAGACCTTCACTGGATTTTTACAATGAAAAGGTCACTATGAGCATCTAATGATCTTgatttttaaattataagttgttGTTTTAACTTTTTTCATCTATTTTACGATGTATCTGGATATACTATTATATGATATATCTAAATGCAGAGTAAAAATAGATGTACCAAAAAAGttaaaacgacttataatttaaaacggaGAGAGTATATAATTGATCTAATTATACTTGTATATGGTATCGTAAATGTTAGCATGTTTTCTTATATAAGTTTAGTTGAATTTAAAATTGCCTGATTACTAAAGAAATGAGAattgttctctttttttttaccgAGGGAGTTCTATTTTGGCCTTGCTTAGTTCATGAAATTTTTTaagtttggctactgtagcactttcatttgtatttggtaattattgtctaatcatggactaactaagcttaaaagattcataaacatataattagttatttttatttatatttaatgtttcatgcatgcgtccaaagattcgatgtgatggaaaatcttaaaaactaattgcacagattACTTTTAACAAGGCGTGCTGGAGCTAGGTTTACGCGAAACTAGAGGTTGGAAGAGCTAGCAATTAAAGTGGCCTTCATGGGGGATATCCGATCTCCAAATGTCACTCAAGTTGCGGTTGCATGTCCCTGCTGGAATGTCTCTAGGTGGTCTACTACTATCCATTAAGTTTGCTCTGTCTATAAAAATCCAGTGGACATTTGGGGCGTCAGAATTCAGAAACAAGCGGAGTGGCCGCGGTTGTTTGTGCTTGATCTGGGTTTTTGTAAAAGCATGGGGCCGGCGGCGCATTGACAGCAAAGCAAGCGACTGATGACTCCCCCGTGGCCAAGGAAGAATATAGGTGATCCTCGACGACGCGGCAAGAGTTTGGCAGATCCGAGAATGTAATCCACCATCCACGTCGACTCTGCGCGCGAGCTAGCTGGGATGCATGATGCATCAATTAATAA from Sorghum bicolor cultivar BTx623 chromosome 3, Sorghum_bicolor_NCBIv3, whole genome shotgun sequence encodes the following:
- the LOC8079625 gene encoding pectinesterase, with the translated sequence MAAAAFHTTTAALSAILALLLSLSLLVAVVRSDTAATPVTPSTACNETTDPNFCRTVLPSNGTSNLYTYGRFSVAKSLANANKFLGLVNRYLTRGGGGLSPGAVAALQDCQLLSGLNIDFLSSAGATLNTSGNSTLLDPQAEDVQTLLSAILTNQQTCADGLQVAAAAWSVRNGLAVPMVNSTKLYSVSLSLFTRAWVRSSAKANKSKSKPPRHGGGHGRGLFDATDDEMVRRMALDGVAAAVSVVGEVTVDPSGAGNYSTIGEAVAAAPTNLGGSTGYFVIRVPAGVYQENVVVPKNKKYVMMIGDGIGLSVVTGNRSVVDGWTTFNSATFAVVGTGFVAVNMTFRNTAGPAKHQAVALRSGADLSTFYQCSFEAYQDTLYTHSLRQFYRGCDVYGTVDYVFGNAAVVFQDCNLYSRLPMQGQSNTVTAQGRTDPNQNTGTTLQGCTVAAAPELAANTAFAVATYLGRPWKLYSRTVIMQSEVDALVDPAGWMPWDGDYALSTLFYAEYNNSGPGADTSRRVAWPGFHVLNGTADAANFTVGNMVLGDFWLPQTGVPFTSGLIN